From the Oncorhynchus nerka isolate Pitt River linkage group LG20, Oner_Uvic_2.0, whole genome shotgun sequence genome, one window contains:
- the LOC115102225 gene encoding forkhead box protein P3-like, with protein MPQTESERLKSGRLNSGRQQQQRDRRGEHGEEPDTRTKPNDSVSPRLYARPSVTQMGFPLMIGPGGPLMASSQLQNILLQQCSSEDEGRPFLQRVSRCPQLSQHRPSVLRQAVLAAHVRPQAAGSAQPISPCKVEVDTGSRGQSSPPHPEHSPGPTRHPSPRRRANPKQSSIITRHHEPGHPTLRSSSSLFLNGLCCWPGCDAVFEEFPRFLKHLHSDHGHGDRSIAQWRVQQDMVQYMETQLTVEKQKLFAMQLHLHLSEHKSTDMAGSDWPYSHSLALVLPQNPSPALAADGVPRCSAKEPEELAQHEHWPAAAPHHLLPDLVPSVECYKYNNIRPPYTYACLIRWSILESPDKQRSLNDIYNWFTTMFFYFRHNTATWKNAVRHNLSLHKCFVRVEGGKGAVWTVDEMEYQRRKGQKYHRDHHVKWLAPFSLFRPEEP; from the exons ATGCCACAGACTGAGAGTGAGAGGTTGAAGAGTGGGCGGCTGAACAGTggtagacagcagcagcagcgagaTCGGCGGGGTGAACACGGAGAAGAGCCAGACACACGTACCAAGCCAAATGATTCTGTCTCACCTCGGCTCTATGCTCGTCCCTCTGTTACTCAG aTGGGTTTCCCATTGATGATTGGACCTGGAGGTCCACTTATGGCCTCATCTCAGCTCCAGAACATACTGTTACAGCAG TGTTCCAGTGAGGATGAGGGGAGACCTTTCCTGCAGCGGGTGTCTCGGTGCCCCCAGTTGAGCCAGCACAGACCCTCTGTCCTACGCCAGGCTGTCCTGGCTGCCCACGTACGACCACAGG CGGCCGGTTCAGCTCAACCCATATCACCGTGCAAGGTGGAGGTGGACACAGGGAGCCGTGGACAGTCCTCACCCCCACACCCTGAGCACTCTCCTGGGCCCACTCGTCACCCCTCTCCCCGGAGGAGAGCCAATCCTAAGCAGAGCTCCATCATCACCAGGCATCATGA GCCAGGTCACCCAACCCTACGGAGCTCCAGTTCTCTGTTTCTCAACGGACTCTGCTGCTGGCCAGGCTGCGATGCGGTATTTGAAGAATTTCCACGTTTTTTGAA ACACCTCCACTCTGACCATGGCCATGGAGACAGAAGCATTGCACAGTGGAGGGTACAACAAGACATGGTGCAATACATGGAGACCCAG ctGACTGTGGAAAAACAGAAACTCTTTGCAATGCAACTCCATCTGCACCTGTCTGAACACAAATCAACTGACATG GCAGGTTCAGATTGGCCCTACAGCCACAGCCTGGCACTAGTCCTGCCCCAGAACCCATCCCCGGCCCTGGCAGCAGATGGAGTGCCACGCTGCTCCGCTAAAGAGCCAGAGGAGCTGGCACAGCATGAGCATTGGCCCGCTGCCGCTCCCCACCATCTACTCCCAG ATCTTGTCCCGAGTGTTGAGTGTTACAAATACAACAACATCCGGCCTCCGTACACCTACGCCTGCCTGATAAGATGG TCTATCCTGGAGTCTCCAGACAAGCAGCGCTCTCTGAATGACATCTACAACTGGTTCACCACAATGTTCTTCTACTTCCGACACAACACGGCCACATGGAAG AACGCTGTCCGTCATAATCTTAGCCTCCACAAGTGTTTTGTTCGAGTGGAGGGAGGCAAGGGAGCTGTCTGGACAGTGGATGAAATGGAATATCAAAGGAGAAAGGGACAAAAATATCACAG GGATCATCATGTGAAATGGTTGGCACCCTTCTCCTTATTCCGTCCAGAGGAACCTTGA